The Oscillatoria salina IIICB1 genome segment ATTTCTAGCGCGATCGCTTCGATAATCTCAAACATGGAGACAGTTTTACCAGTTTCCGACTCTAGGGACATTTTCGCAAATTTTTCGGCGGTAATGTCACAAATTCGCTGTCCGTAAGCTTGCAGACGCGCACCGTGAAAAGCTGGCATTAATAGCTTACGTCGATGTTTGTGCTGGAAGCCGTCGAGTTGTAGTAAACCTCGTTCACCTGTAAGAAAACTACTGTCTCGGTTTAACTCTCCGGGAGCAGTAATCTGTTTGGTATTGGTGAAAATCTGTTTGATTGCTTCTGGGTTACTGACAAACACTGTGGGTATCCCATCAAACATAAGCGTGAAAATATCTCCATAGCGAGATTCCAGTGAATCGACATACTTAATCGGATCGACAATTAACTTGAGATACTGCAATAATAGGGGAGTTTTGGCAGATGGTGGTAGTTTCATGGCTACTCTCGCTAAATTTTTCCAGAAATTGTTGTAGAATTCGTCAAGAAAGAAGATTCTAAGTTTCGAGATTGAGGATCTCGCGATTTATCTGGGAAAAGCTTTTGGCAATCAGAATCAAACTAATCAGCGAAATAACGATTCCCAGCGCAAATGTTCCTTGATAGTCGATAGCTTCAGTAATTACACCACTAAGCGCCGCAGCACCGATCCCGCCCAGATAAACAAAGGAATTTTGGATGGTAAAATCAGTCCCAGCCCGATCTAATTGACTTTTATCCATCATTACTGTCAACATTGTTGTGCTTGCCATACTGCCAGTAAAATGAACCAAGATTGCGGCAAAATAAAGAAAGACACGATTTGTGACTCCAAAAGCTGCGAGAATATAAGTTACGGTAGCGAAGGTTTCGAGTAAACCAAACAAAAGCAGCGATCGCTTTCTTCCCAAAGGTGCAATCAATAAACCAGCCGTCACTGCACCGAAAATTGCCGCCGTATAACTCACAATTCCTAGCAAAAAACCGATTTCTGCTAAAGATAAGCCAATATCCACCAACATCGGACGAAACATCGTACTTGCCATGAAAGAACCGACGGTGTAGAGTACCAAAATTATCAACCAGTGTCCGATACCGGGACGCGAGAAAAAGCTAGTAAAGATTTTGAGATAGGAAATAATCAGCGAAAAGAGATTGCGAGAGTCAACAGCTTGCGCCGAAAATTGAGAATCTGAGCCTCTTTGAGGAATTTGATAAGATTGGGAAAGATTTTGAGAGTGTGAATGCTGATTTCTTTGTCTGGGTAACGTCTCGTGATGCTGGAAAATAGGAATCAAAGCCACTAACATAATTGTGGCGATCGCTAGTAACGTAGCAGTCCATCCAAACTGACTTAGTAACAATAACATCCCACCGCCACCAATCACCGAACCGAGATACGCCCCTCCTCTTTGGACACCGTTTCCTAAACCTCGCTCATCAGGTGACAAAAGTCCTACCGCTAAAGCATCTGTAGCTATATCTTGCGTCGAACACAAGCAACACAGCAAGAAAATACTAATCAGTATAATCGTAAAATGCTCTTCGATACTTAGCCACGCACAAGCAGCACTAGCACCAACTACAATCAGTTGCAAGCAAATAATCCAGAAGCGATAATGTCCCCAACGAGTAAAGCCATAACGGTCAATTAAAGGCGACCAAAGAAAGTTCACCGTCAGTGGAAGTGCAAGCAGGGAAAGCATTCCAATCCCTTCTAAAGACATTCCTTGCTGACGCATAAACACTGGTAAGGCTTCGAGGAAAAAGATAATCGGAATGTACTGAGAGACGTACAAACTACCTAGTAATCCAAGTTTTTTCAGGCTTTTGCTGGTAATCACGGTAAAATTTGGGGATTAGGGATTGGGTATTGGGGATTAGGGATTAGGGATTAGGGATTAGGGATTGGGGATTAGGGATTGGGGATTAGGGATTGGGTATTAGGGATTAGGGATTAGGGATTAGGGATTAGGGATTAGGGAGACAAGGAGTATAAACTGATAACTGATAACTGATAACTGTTCACTGAACCCAGTCCCCACCTCACCAGTCCCCACCTCACCACCTCACCAGTCCCCACCTCACCACC includes the following:
- a CDS encoding MFS transporter → MITSKSLKKLGLLGSLYVSQYIPIIFFLEALPVFMRQQGMSLEGIGMLSLLALPLTVNFLWSPLIDRYGFTRWGHYRFWIICLQLIVVGASAACAWLSIEEHFTIILISIFLLCCLCSTQDIATDALAVGLLSPDERGLGNGVQRGGAYLGSVIGGGGMLLLLSQFGWTATLLAIATIMLVALIPIFQHHETLPRQRNQHSHSQNLSQSYQIPQRGSDSQFSAQAVDSRNLFSLIISYLKIFTSFFSRPGIGHWLIILVLYTVGSFMASTMFRPMLVDIGLSLAEIGFLLGIVSYTAAIFGAVTAGLLIAPLGRKRSLLLFGLLETFATVTYILAAFGVTNRVFLYFAAILVHFTGSMASTTMLTVMMDKSQLDRAGTDFTIQNSFVYLGGIGAAALSGVITEAIDYQGTFALGIVISLISLILIAKSFSQINREILNLET